A stretch of the Vigna radiata var. radiata cultivar VC1973A chromosome 7, Vradiata_ver6, whole genome shotgun sequence genome encodes the following:
- the LOC106768670 gene encoding diacylglycerol kinase 1, which yields MDDDRDFELFFYSWNAKNPTDRLFFVSCFVAALVGILTIAYTAFQWRRNINLSWMKAIARSKKNPKARHKIPVAPHAWELESVSRAKNLNCCVCFKSMSPSQALGPIVASEGFIHRCCICGAVAHLSCSSSAHKDCKCVSMIGYEHVTHQWAVRWTDVADQPDETALCSYCEEPCGGTFLSGSPIWSCLWCQRLVHVDCHSTMSNETGDICDLGQFRRLILSPLHVKELNWNMPGGFLSSITHGANEIASSVRASIRNQSKKYKHENEPSVESGNTESIGEMSTESTGNSHQIQNGHHEVDEKSSSNKDVRHQDSEVDNKVDRKPSLGRSSSINQRDESHTLGVKQKYDLVDLPPDARPLLVFINKKSGAQRGDSLRTRLNILLNPIQVFELSSTQGPEMGLYLFRKVSHFRVLVCGGDGTVGWVLNAIDKQNFVSPPPVAILPAGTGNDLARVLSWGGGMGPVEKQGGLSTFLHQIEHAAVTVLDRWKVTISNPQGKQQLQPTKFMNNYLGIGCDAKVALDIHNLREENPEKFYNQFMNKVLYAREGAKSIMDRTFADLPWQIRVEVDGVEIEVPEDAEGVLVANIGSYMGGVDLWQNEDDNYDNFDQQSMHDKVLEVVSISGTWHLGKLQVGLSRARRLAQGQSIKIQLFAMFPVQIDGEPWFQQPCTISISHHGQAFMLKRVAEEPLGPASAIIAEVLENAETHNVINASQKRALLHEMALRLS from the exons ATGGATGATGATAGAGATTTTGAGTTGTTCTTTTACAGTTGGAATGCAAAGAATCCAACTGATCGGCTTTTCTTTGTATCTTGTTTTGTTGCTGCTCTTGTTGGAATATTGACCATAGCCTACACGGCCTTTCAATGGAGGAGAAACATCAACCTAAGTTGGATGAAAGCCATAGCTAGGTCTAAGAAAAACCCAAAGGCGAGGCACAAAATTCCTGTTGCCCCTCATGCATGGGAGTTAGAATCCGTGTCTCGTGCAAAGAATTTAAACTGTTGTGTATGTTTTAAGTCCATGTCACCATCTCAAGCTCTTGGGCCTATAGTAGCTTCTGAAGGCTTCATCCACCGTTGCTGTATTTGTGGTGCTGTGGCTCATCTAAGCTGTTCCTCTAGTGCCCACAAGGACTGCAAGTGTGTTTCAATGATTGGATACGAGCATGTCACACACCAATGGGCTGTTCGTTGGACAGATGTAGCTGACCAACCTGATGAAACTGCTCTCTGTAGTTATTGTGAAGAGCCATGTGGTGGGACGTTCCTCAGTGGTTCTCCTATATGGTCTTGCTTGTGGTGCCAACGTTTAGTACATGTTGATTGTCATAGTACAATGTCTAATGAAACGGGTGATATTTGTGATTTGGGCCAATTTAGAAGATTGATACTATCACCACTGCATGTAAAGGAATTAAACTGGAACATGCCAGGTGGATTTTTGAGCTCAATTACTCATGGGGCAAATGAGATAGCATCTTCTGTTCGGGCAAGTATTAGGAACCAGAGCAAAAAGTACAAGCATGAAAATGAACCATCAGTTGAATCAGGGAATACTGAGAGCATTGGTGAAATGTCCACAGAAAGTACAGGTAATTCTCATCAAATACAGAATGGTCATCATGAAGTGGATGAAAAAAGTAGCTCAAATAAGGATGTACGGCATCAAGATAGTGAAGTAGATAACAAGGTGGATAGAAAACCCAGTCTTGGACGCAGTTCATCAATCAATCAGAGGGATGAATCCCACACTTTGGGAGTGAAGCAGAAATATGATTTGGTTGATTTGCCTCCAGATGCAAGACCATTGTTAGTTTTTATAAACAAGAAGAGTGGTGCCCAACGAGGAGACTCACTCAGGACACGTCTGAACATTCTATTAAATCCAATTCAG GTGTTTGAATTGAGCTCAACACAGGGGCCAGAAATGGGACTGTATTTGTTCAGAAAGGTGTCTCACTTCAGAGTTCTTGTATGTGGGGGAGATGGTACTGTTGGTTGGGTTCTGAATGCGATAGACAAGCAAAATTTTGTTTCCCCTCCTCCAGTTGCTATTCTTCCTGCTGGTACAGGAAATGATCTTGCTAGAGTTTTGTCCTGGGGAGGTGGCATGGGTCCAGTGGAGAAGCAAGGGGGCCTTAGTACATTTTTGCATCAAATAGAACATGCTGCTGTTACTGTTCTTGACAGGTGGAAGGTAACAATTAGTAATCCACAAGGAAAGCAGCAGCTGCAACCCACAAAGTTTATGAACAATTATCTTG GTATTGGTTGTGATGCAAAGGTTGCTTTGGACATTCATAATCTGCGTGAAGAGAATCCAGAAAAATTTTATAACCAG TTTATGAATAAAGTTCTATATGCAAGAGAGGGTGCAAAAAGCATTATGGATAGGACATTTGCGGATTTACCTTGGCAGATTCGTGTTGAGGTGGATGGAGTTGAAATTGAGGTCCCTGAG GATGCAGAAGGCGTGCTTGTTGCAAATATTGGGAGTTACATGGGAGGTGTAGATTTGTGGCAAAATGAGGACgacaattatgataattttgatCAACAATCTATGCATGATAAGGTACTTGAAGTTGTAAGCATATCGGGAACATGGCACCTGGGAAAGCTTCAG GTAGGGCTTTCTCGAGCTCGAAGACTTGCACAAGGACAGTCAATTAAGATACAATTGTTTGCCATGTTTCCTGTTCAAATTGATGGAGAACCTTGGTTTCAGCAACCTTGCACAATTTCCATAAGCCATCATGGCCAG GCTTTTATGCTGAAGAGGGTGGCTGAGGAACCTCTTGGCCCTGCATCTGCAATAATTGCAGAAGTACTTGAGAATGCTGAAACACACAATGTAATTAATGCTTCACAAAAGAGAGCTCTTCTTCATGAAATGGCGCTGAGGCTGTCCTAG